Proteins found in one Sphingobium sp. V4 genomic segment:
- a CDS encoding DUF2142 domain-containing protein, whose amino-acid sequence MLFAAPWSGVEKLLLAIVCVATLFFAIATPPFQAPDENQHYMKALSLAQGNILTEQRGEAIGADLPRAALDIHAVDFPTDVPPTPRRFERDQLTRSAAADPARAGTAFADFPNVASYAPSLYAPGAAGLTIGRTLALPWIDAFHVGRLVNAVTGLMLLIASLALLPFGRNAMLATALLPTFAYQTGSLSPDSVINGLGFLGLALALRTGFMGAPPTRSAALVVTAPVLALCKGVYLPLIAAGLRWTGDRRPWLMLGAMALGAVAFIGWMHYSGGSQALYHIQSRKTGETMMTAPLRDQLAIMVADPAAYARILTSSVIERAPVYALQIVGRFGWNAILLPLLAYPLAALMLGAGVASGSGARFGIGQRLWWLAVAAGGALLVETAMYLTGTPLGADYIQGTQGRYFLPLLPLLLLALSPDQPVRGAPRLLLLTAITLTLVAAATAFDSFWVHGFITRDGMPPHESIGRALLLPSPRW is encoded by the coding sequence ATGCTGTTCGCTGCGCCCTGGAGCGGTGTCGAAAAGCTGCTGCTGGCTATCGTCTGCGTGGCAACTCTATTCTTCGCGATCGCGACGCCGCCCTTTCAGGCGCCCGACGAGAATCAGCATTATATGAAGGCGCTCTCGCTGGCGCAGGGCAATATCCTGACCGAACAGCGGGGCGAGGCGATCGGCGCCGACCTGCCGCGAGCGGCGCTCGACATCCACGCCGTCGATTTTCCGACCGACGTGCCGCCAACGCCCCGTCGGTTCGAGCGCGACCAGTTGACCCGCAGCGCCGCTGCCGATCCCGCGCGCGCGGGCACGGCCTTCGCCGACTTCCCCAATGTCGCCAGCTATGCCCCCAGCCTCTACGCACCGGGCGCGGCGGGCCTGACGATCGGCCGGACGCTGGCGCTGCCGTGGATCGACGCCTTCCATGTCGGGCGGCTGGTCAATGCGGTGACGGGCCTGATGTTGCTGATCGCTTCGCTCGCGCTGTTGCCCTTTGGCCGCAATGCCATGCTGGCGACCGCGCTGCTTCCGACCTTCGCCTATCAAACCGGCTCGCTGTCACCCGATTCCGTCATCAACGGCCTTGGCTTCCTCGGCCTCGCGCTGGCGCTACGCACCGGCTTCATGGGCGCCCCGCCGACGCGATCGGCGGCGCTGGTCGTAACCGCGCCGGTGCTTGCGCTGTGCAAGGGCGTCTATCTGCCGCTGATAGCGGCAGGCCTGCGCTGGACGGGCGATCGCCGTCCATGGCTGATGCTGGGCGCAATGGCGCTGGGCGCGGTCGCCTTCATCGGCTGGATGCACTATTCCGGCGGCAGCCAGGCGCTCTATCATATCCAGTCCCGCAAGACCGGCGAAACGATGATGACCGCGCCGCTGCGCGATCAACTCGCCATCATGGTGGCCGATCCTGCGGCCTATGCGCGCATCCTGACAAGCAGCGTGATCGAGCGCGCGCCCGTCTATGCGCTCCAGATCGTCGGCCGCTTCGGCTGGAACGCCATCCTGCTGCCCTTGCTCGCCTATCCGCTGGCTGCGCTGATGCTGGGCGCTGGCGTGGCGAGCGGGTCGGGCGCGCGCTTCGGCATCGGCCAGCGGCTCTGGTGGCTGGCGGTCGCGGCGGGCGGGGCGCTGCTCGTCGAAACCGCCATGTATCTGACCGGAACGCCGCTCGGCGCCGACTATATCCAGGGAACACAAGGGCGCTACTTTCTGCCCCTCCTGCCGCTGCTATTGCTGGCCCTGTCGCCCGATCAGCCGGTGCGGGGCGCGCCGCGTCTTCTCCTGCTGACGGCCATAACGCTAACCTTGGTCGCTGCCGCCACGGCCTTCGACAGCTTCTGGGTCCATGGCTTCATCACCCGCGACGGGATGCCGCCGCATGAGAGCATTGGTCGCGCGCTGCTCCTCCCCTCTCCCCGCTGGTAG